One Mycolicibacterium goodii genomic region harbors:
- a CDS encoding type I polyketide synthase — protein sequence MVSAEHPIEPAPSFAIVGYAARFPGAESAEEYWQLLRDGRDAISDVPKDRWDTDEFFDPDPSTPGKVVTRRAGFVDDVTGFDAPFFGMSAREVRLMDPQHRILLETAWRAVEHSGTAPTSLANSNTGVFVGLATHDYLGMASDELTYSEIEAYMAIGTSNAAAAGRISYRLGLQGPAVAVDTACSSSLVAIHQACQALRLNECDLALAGGANVLLTPATMITFSSAHMLAPDGRCKTFDAAADGYVRGEGCGVVVIKRLEDALRDGDRIRAVIRGSAINQDGASGGLTVPNGVAQQRVITDALRRAGLQPADIGYLEAHGTGTSLGDPIEAQAAGEALGAGRTSGQPLLIGSAKTNIGHLEAAAGIAGVIKVVMALEHEMLPKHLNFENPSPHIPWDRLPIEVVKETIPWRRNGRPRIAGVSSFGFAGTNAHVILEEAPVVERTAEPSEDVRRYSILPLSARTPDALVQLADDYRSWLRDHPEARLADVCHTAGTGRAHLEHRAALVVDSRESAVELLGALADDRPAPGLFRGESHDRPKTAWLFTGQGSQYPGMARELFDTEPVFAETVRRCADAVGDMLEKPLLDLIFDVDGPDGGATLRHTTYAQPALFAVEMGLAHLWQSWGLEPDVVVGHSVGQYSAACVAGVFDLADGARLIAERGRLFGSLPAGGRMVAVFTAAERAERLTDQYPSLSVAAYNGANTVLSGPAKDLEAAVATLTADGVRCDWLDTSHAFHSALLEEILDDFESFAQKLEYREPQRILIDNRTGAALGRSTRLDGAYWRRHARQPVEFAKSVRTLGDMNCKVLLEIGPKPVLTAAALAAWPDPATTPKVIASLRPNTDDQRQITEAVADAYVAGHLPDFHTLGHPHARKLDLPTYPFEHRQFWFSDNRSIDRADTTPGPDRSHRTQTLRLLEDGRFEELATLIDGETVDEQTLRVLNKLAARHNQQRSTQVRADGRYEIRWETIAPTVSGPGAASDWILVGDDTGSVRELADALTGRGHRPQIVAPPASDADEGRLTEILRTASASASGGGPYIVYVAASDGAPSPMRDLLRVQHRTLGGLRRLFRAADDAELRSPIWLVTRNAQRVIDSDSVAPEQTSLWGFGRAAALEFPHVWGGLADISGAAAGPDSTAEYSRLIERISAPRDGEDQIALRGNTVYAPRLVRRTDEPSDTPLRVREDRTYLVTGGLGAIGLEIAGYLAAHGADHLVLTSRREPDDAARRRMDALREQYGCDVRVITADVADAHDVARLMATVAAELPALAGIVHAAGEIGTTPLGDLDEAEVDRVFAGKVWGAWHLSEALADRQADPALDFFIGTSSIASVWGGYGQTAYGAANAFLDGLAWRLRERGIAGVSVNFGPWAAGMADAESRARLEQRGVQTLSPAEALAGLADVVGGPVQGVVARIDWSRFLPLYQQAGRRAFLAELERELPAATAAPAAPTTGSGKPPLVELLTNAPVQQRKRLVTDYLRNAVAEVTRVDPAEIREDAGFFDLGMDSLMAVELRRRIEQGVGRDIPVTLVMDHPRLSDAADYLLVDVLGLGEQATVRPVSTVTARNDEPIAIVAVSCRFPGAPDPEAFWELLTGGVDAIREVPEDRWDIDEFYDPDPDTPGKTYTRFGGFLDGIDGFDPEFFGISPREAVWIEPQQRLMLEMVWEGLERAGYPPADLRGSRTGIFTGVAANEYAHLLSAESIDKIEPHFITGNALNAISGRVAFALGLEGPAVAVDTACSSALVAVHQACQALQSGDCDMALAGGVNVLLSPVTVVAASRARMLSPVGRCKTFDASADGYVRSEGCGVLVLKRLSDAMADGDRVCAVIPASSVNQDGASSGLTVPNGGAQQRLIEATLARAGLTGGDVDYLEAHGTGTPLGDPIEVQAAAAAYGAGRDVDRPLLMGSVKTNIGHTESASGAAGLIKVVLSLQHGVVPQSLHFENPSPHIPWDTLPVRVVDEPVPWQTNGRVRRAGVSSFGFTGTNAHVLVEEAPQPRAADAPVPHADAADSVDSVDSGARTDDTPQVLALSARSPEALVALARRYESWLSTHPDTDLADLCHTAGVGRSHFEHRAALVVDSIERARDGLAAVAEGRTPAGVVRGEHTHRPTTAWLFTGQGSQYSGMARELFDSEPVFAETVTRCAEAVAEILPKPLLDVMFSDDRETADLLQHTSFAQPALFAVEMGLARLWQSWGIEPDVVLGHSVGQYAAACVAGVFGLEDGARLMAERGRMFGSLPEGGRMVAVFADAKHVEQVAGEFPRVSVGAYNGPNTVLSGPGDDLEEIVEKFEDEGIRCTWLATSHAFHSELLDPVLDEFEAYAAQLQFAAPTLPLVCNRTGAVLTTQTPLDAQYWRRHSRQPVQFAESVRTVAALGCSVLMEIGPQPVLTGAAVQVWPEHMAPPRAVASLRKGVGDRRQIADALAAAYVGGHRPDFAALHRRPRRTLELPTYPFQRRRFWPRTSSIAVDGGSATAGILGSGKDLASGDTIYTSRLSVKSQPWLADHVIYGTVVVPGATYAAMALAAVGTPARLKDVFFYEPIILPEKASREVQLTLHPLDGDGVLSFQIHSRPYGERGAEWALNAEGTVDTATSEEAGGDRAIPDQQRDPVDEAIERMERMRPQDLFETFADLELAWGPTWSGSLKSLWLGDGEAIGDILVGAELAEQLGSEPMHPVLVDLCTGVAFPAFPALLAAEQGVNDLFLPLRYGQVTLSEKMPRRFYCRATWHRGALDGETQVFDLDFVDIGGRPLGGIREFTVKRAPREALLRGLGGDATRLLYHLGWHEVPAPPAGGESLSGTWLIAGFEELAAKVPGCVPFDRNTDPGLLGELLAQAHERGMGYAGVVWRGAAPSRDGAGSAAAESARLETEIANLLSAVHTAQGGSVKLPGGLWIVTERAVACESGEQVDPVHAALWGFGRTTVNEEPALRCRLVDSDGSPEAVDVLAALLADPSIQEPELAVRQGKLLASRLLPWSRSGHLTVPRDGDFVLAPTERGAIDNLRLTETDVASPDDGYVQVQVEAAGLNFRDVLNVLGLYPGDPGPIGGDFAGTVTRLGAGVSGVEVGQRVYGTMQGAFASRFNVPAQFLAPIPDGIGAVEAATIPAAALTVRLAFDWAQLKPGDKVLIHAASGGVGLAAIQMAQQCGAEVFATASTFKRATLRRLGVKYVYDSRTTDFADQILADTHGSGVDVVLNSLTSEGFIEATLRATARNGRFAEIAKRDIWSHAQMAEVRPDIDYEIVALDTVMFTEPDRIRDLLTEVSEGLGRGEWTPLPAEIYPITEARSAFRRMQQARHIGKIVLQIPKALQPQGDRSYLITGGLGAIGLHTAAYLAQLGAGDIVLTSRRSPDEAARRTIDEITERYKCRIHTYAADVGDEEQVAGLLARIRAELPPLAGVAHLAGVLDDALLSAQDLDRFRISLAPKAYGAGHLDRLTRDDDLDFFIVSSSVSSLFGSPGQANYATANAMLDGLVAKRRAQGLVATGVNFGPWGQGGMASSDAATANISAQGLIPLDPSAALNALAEVIANGSGQATVLKANWQRAAKVLGSARPPILDLVLPSAAGEVTGDSELLKQLMEIPVPQRAGFVTEFLQREVQNFLRLASPPAASSRFLDLGTDSLMAIELRNRLHSQFGGKFTINATAVFDYPTIGGLAEYLVGQLPED from the coding sequence ATGGTTTCCGCCGAACATCCGATCGAGCCTGCACCGAGCTTCGCGATCGTCGGTTACGCAGCACGTTTCCCGGGCGCGGAGAGCGCCGAGGAGTACTGGCAGCTACTGCGAGACGGTCGCGACGCCATATCAGATGTTCCGAAAGACCGCTGGGATACCGACGAATTTTTCGATCCGGATCCGTCGACCCCGGGAAAGGTCGTCACGCGCCGCGCAGGGTTCGTCGATGACGTGACGGGTTTCGATGCACCGTTCTTCGGCATGTCGGCCCGAGAAGTGCGCCTGATGGACCCACAGCACCGGATCCTCCTGGAAACCGCATGGCGAGCCGTGGAACACTCCGGTACCGCACCGACGTCTCTGGCCAACAGCAACACCGGCGTGTTCGTCGGCCTGGCCACGCACGACTACCTCGGCATGGCCTCCGACGAGCTCACGTACTCCGAGATCGAGGCCTACATGGCCATCGGAACCTCGAACGCCGCGGCGGCCGGCCGGATCAGTTACCGCCTGGGATTGCAGGGACCGGCGGTCGCGGTCGACACCGCGTGCAGTTCGTCGTTGGTGGCGATCCATCAGGCATGTCAAGCACTGCGCTTGAACGAGTGCGACCTCGCGTTGGCCGGCGGTGCCAATGTCCTGTTGACCCCGGCCACCATGATCACGTTCTCGAGCGCGCACATGCTGGCGCCCGACGGCCGGTGCAAGACGTTCGACGCGGCGGCAGACGGCTACGTGCGCGGCGAGGGGTGCGGCGTCGTCGTCATCAAACGCCTCGAGGACGCGTTGCGTGACGGAGACCGGATCCGCGCGGTGATCCGCGGTAGCGCGATCAACCAGGACGGCGCATCTGGCGGTCTGACCGTGCCGAACGGCGTTGCGCAACAACGTGTTATCACCGATGCGCTGCGACGTGCCGGTCTGCAGCCCGCTGACATCGGATATCTGGAGGCGCACGGAACCGGAACCTCGCTCGGTGACCCCATCGAAGCCCAGGCCGCCGGCGAGGCGCTCGGGGCCGGACGGACATCCGGCCAACCGCTGTTGATCGGCTCGGCGAAGACCAACATCGGGCACCTGGAAGCGGCCGCGGGCATCGCGGGCGTCATCAAGGTCGTCATGGCACTCGAGCACGAGATGTTGCCGAAGCACCTCAATTTCGAGAACCCGTCCCCCCACATTCCGTGGGATCGACTGCCCATCGAGGTGGTGAAGGAGACGATCCCCTGGCGACGCAACGGCAGGCCACGGATCGCCGGCGTCAGCTCGTTCGGGTTTGCCGGGACCAATGCGCACGTGATTCTCGAAGAGGCTCCCGTCGTCGAGCGCACCGCCGAGCCGTCCGAGGATGTGCGGCGCTACAGCATTCTTCCGCTGTCGGCCCGCACTCCCGACGCGTTGGTGCAGCTCGCCGACGATTACCGCAGCTGGCTGCGCGACCACCCGGAGGCCCGGCTGGCCGACGTCTGCCACACCGCCGGTACCGGGCGGGCCCATCTGGAGCACCGTGCCGCGCTGGTGGTCGACTCGAGAGAATCGGCCGTCGAACTGCTCGGAGCGCTCGCCGACGACCGGCCCGCCCCTGGCCTGTTCCGCGGCGAATCCCACGACCGCCCCAAGACCGCGTGGCTGTTCACCGGTCAGGGCAGCCAGTACCCCGGCATGGCGCGGGAATTGTTCGACACCGAGCCGGTGTTCGCCGAGACCGTGAGACGATGCGCCGACGCGGTCGGTGACATGCTCGAAAAGCCATTGCTCGACCTCATTTTCGACGTCGACGGGCCTGACGGCGGAGCCACGCTACGACATACGACATACGCGCAACCGGCGTTGTTCGCCGTGGAGATGGGCCTGGCACACCTCTGGCAGTCCTGGGGCTTGGAGCCCGACGTGGTGGTGGGCCACAGCGTCGGCCAGTACTCGGCCGCCTGTGTGGCCGGCGTGTTCGACCTGGCCGACGGTGCGCGCCTGATCGCCGAACGCGGCCGACTCTTCGGCAGCCTGCCCGCGGGCGGGCGGATGGTCGCGGTCTTCACCGCAGCCGAGCGCGCCGAGCGCCTCACCGACCAATACCCGAGCCTGTCGGTCGCTGCATACAACGGCGCCAACACCGTATTGTCCGGTCCGGCAAAGGATCTGGAAGCCGCGGTGGCGACGCTGACCGCCGACGGTGTGCGGTGCGACTGGCTCGACACCAGCCATGCGTTCCACTCGGCGCTGCTCGAGGAGATCCTCGACGATTTCGAGTCGTTCGCGCAGAAGCTCGAATACCGTGAACCGCAACGCATTTTGATCGACAACCGCACCGGTGCGGCGCTTGGGCGGAGCACCAGACTCGACGGCGCCTACTGGCGGCGGCACGCGCGTCAACCGGTCGAGTTCGCCAAGAGTGTCCGCACTCTCGGCGACATGAACTGCAAGGTGCTGCTGGAGATCGGTCCGAAGCCCGTGCTCACGGCCGCCGCGCTCGCGGCGTGGCCCGATCCGGCCACCACTCCGAAGGTGATCGCGTCGTTGCGCCCCAATACCGACGATCAGCGGCAGATCACCGAGGCGGTCGCCGACGCGTACGTTGCGGGGCACCTGCCCGATTTCCACACGCTCGGGCACCCACACGCCCGCAAACTCGACCTCCCCACCTATCCTTTCGAGCACCGTCAGTTCTGGTTCTCGGACAACCGGTCGATCGACCGGGCCGACACCACCCCGGGCCCCGATCGGTCGCACCGCACGCAGACCCTCCGACTTCTCGAAGACGGCCGGTTCGAAGAACTGGCCACCCTCATCGACGGCGAGACCGTCGACGAGCAGACCCTGCGAGTTCTCAACAAACTCGCCGCACGCCACAACCAGCAGCGGTCGACACAGGTCCGCGCCGACGGGCGCTACGAAATCCGTTGGGAAACGATCGCACCAACCGTATCCGGCCCCGGCGCCGCATCGGACTGGATCCTGGTCGGCGACGACACCGGCTCGGTCCGGGAGCTCGCCGATGCGCTGACCGGACGCGGACATCGTCCCCAGATCGTCGCGCCGCCCGCATCGGACGCCGACGAGGGTCGGCTCACCGAGATCCTGCGCACGGCATCGGCGTCCGCATCGGGTGGCGGACCCTACATCGTGTACGTCGCGGCATCCGATGGCGCACCGTCTCCGATGCGGGACCTGCTGCGTGTGCAGCACCGGACGCTGGGCGGGCTGCGGCGACTGTTCCGGGCCGCCGACGATGCCGAACTGCGCAGTCCCATCTGGCTCGTGACCCGCAACGCGCAACGGGTCATCGATTCCGACAGCGTTGCGCCCGAACAGACTTCCCTATGGGGGTTCGGCCGCGCGGCGGCCCTGGAGTTCCCGCACGTGTGGGGTGGCCTCGCAGACATCTCCGGCGCTGCGGCAGGCCCAGACTCCACCGCCGAGTACTCGCGGCTCATCGAACGGATCTCGGCGCCGCGCGACGGCGAGGACCAGATCGCGCTGCGCGGGAACACGGTGTACGCGCCCCGGCTCGTGCGTCGGACCGACGAGCCGAGCGACACGCCACTGAGGGTGCGGGAGGACCGCACCTACCTGGTGACGGGTGGTCTGGGGGCCATCGGCCTGGAGATCGCCGGATATCTGGCGGCGCACGGCGCCGACCATCTGGTGTTGACCAGCCGGCGCGAGCCGGACGATGCGGCGCGGCGGCGCATGGACGCGTTGCGCGAACAGTACGGATGCGACGTGCGGGTGATCACCGCCGACGTCGCCGACGCGCACGACGTCGCGCGCCTCATGGCGACCGTGGCTGCCGAACTTCCCGCACTGGCCGGCATCGTGCACGCCGCGGGCGAGATCGGCACGACGCCACTGGGCGATCTCGACGAAGCCGAGGTGGACCGCGTGTTCGCCGGAAAGGTCTGGGGCGCCTGGCATCTGAGCGAGGCTCTCGCAGATCGTCAAGCGGACCCGGCTCTCGACTTCTTCATCGGCACGTCGTCTATCGCATCGGTGTGGGGCGGATATGGACAGACCGCCTACGGCGCCGCGAACGCCTTCCTCGACGGTCTGGCCTGGCGCCTGCGGGAACGGGGCATCGCCGGCGTCAGCGTGAACTTCGGGCCGTGGGCGGCGGGCATGGCCGATGCCGAGTCCCGCGCCCGACTGGAGCAGCGCGGCGTGCAGACGTTGTCACCGGCCGAGGCGCTCGCTGGCCTGGCCGATGTCGTGGGCGGTCCGGTCCAGGGCGTCGTGGCCCGGATCGACTGGTCCCGTTTCCTGCCGCTGTACCAGCAGGCAGGCCGACGCGCCTTCCTCGCGGAACTCGAGCGCGAGTTGCCCGCCGCCACGGCCGCGCCCGCGGCGCCCACCACGGGGTCCGGGAAGCCCCCGCTCGTCGAGCTGTTGACGAACGCCCCCGTGCAGCAACGTAAACGACTTGTCACCGATTATCTGCGCAATGCTGTCGCCGAGGTGACCCGGGTGGATCCCGCCGAGATCCGCGAGGATGCCGGATTCTTCGACCTCGGGATGGATTCCCTGATGGCGGTCGAACTACGGCGCCGCATCGAGCAGGGCGTCGGCCGGGACATTCCCGTCACCCTGGTGATGGACCATCCCCGGTTGTCCGACGCCGCCGACTACCTGCTGGTCGACGTCCTCGGGCTCGGTGAGCAGGCGACCGTGCGGCCGGTGTCCACGGTGACCGCACGAAACGACGAGCCGATCGCGATCGTCGCGGTCTCCTGCCGCTTCCCCGGCGCACCCGATCCGGAGGCGTTCTGGGAGTTGCTCACCGGTGGCGTCGATGCGATCAGGGAAGTCCCCGAGGACCGTTGGGACATCGACGAGTTCTACGACCCCGACCCGGACACCCCGGGTAAGACGTACACGCGTTTCGGCGGATTCCTGGACGGCATCGACGGATTCGACCCGGAGTTCTTCGGTATCTCGCCGCGTGAGGCCGTCTGGATCGAACCGCAGCAGCGGCTGATGCTCGAGATGGTGTGGGAGGGCCTCGAGCGGGCCGGCTACCCACCTGCCGATCTGCGCGGAAGCCGTACCGGGATCTTCACCGGCGTGGCCGCCAACGAGTACGCGCATCTGTTGTCGGCCGAGTCGATCGACAAGATCGAGCCGCACTTCATCACGGGCAATGCGCTCAACGCGATCTCGGGTCGCGTCGCGTTCGCGCTGGGCTTGGAAGGTCCCGCGGTCGCGGTGGACACGGCGTGCAGTTCGGCGTTGGTGGCGGTCCATCAGGCCTGCCAGGCGTTGCAGTCGGGGGACTGCGACATGGCGCTGGCCGGCGGGGTGAACGTCCTGCTCAGCCCCGTCACCGTGGTGGCGGCGTCGCGGGCACGCATGTTGTCACCGGTGGGTCGGTGCAAGACCTTCGACGCCTCGGCCGACGGCTACGTGCGCAGTGAGGGCTGCGGCGTCCTGGTGCTCAAGCGGCTGAGCGATGCGATGGCCGACGGTGATCGGGTGTGCGCGGTCATCCCGGCCAGCTCGGTGAACCAGGACGGCGCTTCGAGCGGGTTGACCGTCCCGAACGGCGGTGCCCAACAACGTCTCATCGAGGCGACCCTGGCACGTGCCGGGCTGACCGGCGGCGACGTGGACTACCTCGAGGCACACGGTACGGGCACACCGCTCGGTGATCCGATCGAGGTCCAGGCCGCGGCCGCCGCATACGGCGCCGGACGTGACGTGGACCGTCCGCTGTTGATGGGGTCGGTGAAGACCAACATCGGCCACACCGAATCCGCTTCGGGCGCAGCAGGTCTGATCAAGGTGGTGCTGTCGCTGCAACACGGGGTGGTGCCGCAGAGCCTGCACTTCGAGAACCCGTCACCGCACATCCCGTGGGACACGCTGCCGGTGCGGGTCGTCGACGAACCGGTTCCGTGGCAGACCAACGGCCGGGTTCGACGTGCCGGTGTCAGTTCGTTCGGGTTCACCGGGACCAACGCGCACGTGCTCGTCGAGGAGGCACCGCAGCCCCGCGCCGCCGACGCCCCCGTACCGCACGCGGACGCCGCGGACTCAGTGGACTCAGTGGACTCCGGTGCGCGAACCGACGACACCCCGCAGGTGCTCGCGCTCTCGGCGCGCTCACCGGAAGCGCTCGTCGCGTTGGCACGACGCTACGAATCCTGGTTGAGCACGCACCCCGACACCGACCTCGCCGACCTCTGCCACACCGCCGGCGTGGGCCGATCCCATTTCGAACACCGCGCCGCACTGGTCGTGGATTCGATCGAGCGGGCACGCGACGGCCTGGCCGCGGTCGCAGAAGGCCGCACACCTGCCGGCGTGGTGCGCGGTGAGCACACGCACCGGCCGACAACGGCGTGGCTGTTCACCGGACAGGGCAGCCAGTATTCCGGCATGGCTCGCGAACTGTTCGACAGCGAACCGGTTTTCGCCGAGACCGTGACGCGTTGCGCGGAGGCGGTTGCCGAGATCCTGCCGAAACCGCTGCTGGATGTGATGTTCTCCGACGATCGGGAAACCGCAGATCTGCTGCAGCACACGTCGTTCGCGCAGCCTGCGCTGTTCGCCGTCGAGATGGGGCTGGCGCGACTGTGGCAGTCCTGGGGCATCGAGCCCGATGTGGTGCTCGGGCACAGCGTGGGCCAGTACGCCGCGGCCTGTGTCGCGGGCGTGTTCGGCCTCGAGGACGGCGCACGGCTGATGGCCGAGCGCGGCCGGATGTTCGGCAGTCTTCCCGAAGGCGGCCGGATGGTGGCCGTGTTCGCCGACGCCAAGCACGTCGAGCAGGTGGCGGGTGAGTTCCCGCGGGTGTCCGTGGGCGCCTACAACGGTCCGAACACCGTGCTTTCGGGTCCCGGTGACGATCTCGAGGAGATCGTCGAGAAGTTCGAGGACGAGGGCATCCGCTGCACGTGGCTGGCGACCAGCCACGCGTTCCATTCGGAACTGCTGGATCCCGTGCTCGACGAGTTCGAGGCCTACGCAGCGCAATTGCAGTTCGCCGCACCGACGCTGCCGCTGGTGTGCAACCGCACCGGCGCCGTGCTCACCACGCAGACCCCGCTCGACGCACAGTACTGGCGGCGGCATTCCCGCCAGCCCGTGCAGTTCGCCGAAAGTGTCCGCACCGTGGCCGCGCTCGGTTGCTCGGTGCTCATGGAGATCGGACCGCAACCGGTGCTGACCGGCGCGGCGGTACAGGTGTGGCCCGAGCACATGGCTCCCCCGCGCGCCGTCGCCTCGCTGCGCAAGGGCGTCGGCGACCGTCGTCAGATCGCCGACGCACTGGCAGCGGCCTACGTCGGCGGTCACCGGCCCGACTTCGCGGCGCTGCACCGCCGGCCACGTCGCACGCTCGAGCTGCCCACGTATCCGTTCCAGCGCCGCCGATTCTGGCCGAGGACGTCGTCCATCGCCGTCGACGGCGGTTCTGCGACCGCAGGCATCCTGGGCAGCGGCAAGGATCTGGCGTCCGGCGACACCATCTATACGAGCCGGCTGTCCGTCAAGTCGCAGCCGTGGCTGGCCGACCATGTCATCTACGGCACCGTCGTCGTGCCCGGCGCGACGTACGCGGCGATGGCACTCGCCGCGGTCGGCACGCCGGCACGGTTGAAGGACGTCTTCTTCTACGAGCCGATCATCCTGCCGGAGAAGGCCTCTCGCGAAGTGCAGCTGACATTGCACCCCCTCGACGGCGATGGCGTGCTGAGCTTCCAGATCCACAGTCGTCCGTACGGCGAGCGTGGGGCCGAGTGGGCGCTGAACGCCGAAGGTACCGTCGATACGGCGACCTCCGAGGAGGCCGGCGGCGACCGCGCCATCCCCGACCAGCAGCGCGATCCCGTCGACGAGGCGATCGAGCGCATGGAGCGCATGCGTCCACAGGACCTGTTCGAAACCTTCGCCGACCTGGAGCTGGCGTGGGGGCCCACCTGGTCGGGCTCCCTGAAATCCCTGTGGCTCGGCGACGGTGAGGCCATCGGCGACATCCTCGTCGGCGCCGAACTCGCCGAACAACTCGGATCCGAACCCATGCATCCGGTGCTCGTGGACCTGTGCACCGGCGTCGCGTTCCCCGCGTTCCCGGCGCTGCTCGCGGCCGAACAGGGCGTCAACGACCTGTTCCTGCCGTTGCGCTACGGGCAGGTGACGCTCAGCGAGAAGATGCCGCGGCGCTTCTACTGCCGCGCGACCTGGCACCGCGGCGCGCTGGACGGCGAAACGCAGGTGTTCGACCTGGATTTCGTCGACATCGGTGGCCGCCCACTCGGTGGAATCCGCGAGTTCACCGTCAAACGTGCGCCCCGCGAGGCGCTCTTGCGCGGCCTCGGCGGCGACGCGACCCGACTGCTCTACCACCTCGGCTGGCATGAGGTGCCGGCTCCACCGGCAGGTGGGGAATCCTTGAGCGGCACATGGCTGATCGCCGGGTTCGAGGAGTTGGCGGCCAAGGTGCCTGGCTGTGTCCCGTTCGACCGCAACACCGATCCAGGGTTGTTGGGCGAGCTGTTGGCGCAGGCGCACGAGCGCGGCATGGGATACGCCGGGGTCGTGTGGCGCGGCGCGGCGCCGAGCCGTGACGGGGCCGGTTCCGCCGCTGCCGAGTCCGCGCGTCTCGAGACCGAGATCGCGAACCTGCTCAGCGCCGTACATACCGCGCAGGGTGGGAGTGTGAAACTGCCCGGCGGCCTGTGGATCGTGACCGAGCGGGCGGTGGCATGCGAATCCGGTGAGCAGGTGGATCCGGTGCACGCAGCGCTGTGGGGTTTCGGCCGCACGACGGTCAACGAGGAGCCCGCCCTGCGCTGCCGGTTGGTCGACTCCGACGGTTCACCGGAGGCGGTCGACGTGTTGGCCGCCCTGTTGGCCGATCCGTCCATCCAGGAGCCCGAACTCGCTGTGCGCCAAGGGAAACTACTGGCATCGCGGTTGTTGCCGTGGTCGCGCAGCGGTCATCTCACGGTGCCGCGCGATGGTGACTTCGTCCTCGCGCCCACCGAACGCGGCGCGATCGACAACCTGCGCCTGACCGAGACGGATGTCGCGTCTCCTGACGACGGCTATGTGCAGGTGCAGGTCGAGGCGGCAGGCCTCAACTTCCGCGACGTGCTCAATGTGCTCGGTCTGTACCCGGGTGATCCCGGACCGATCGGCGGCGACTTCGCAGGCACCGTCACCCGGTTGGGGGCGGGTGTGAGTGGAGTCGAGGTCGGTCAACGCGTCTACGGCACCATGCAGGGCGCGTTCGCCAGCCGGTTCAACGTGCCCGCCCAGTTCCTCGCACCGATTCCCGACGGCATCGGCGCGGTCGAGGCCGCGACCATCCCCGCCGCGGCGCTGACCGTTCGACTCGCGTTCGACTGGGCACAACTCAAGCCGGGCGACAAGGTGCTCATCCACGCCGCCAGCGGCGGTGTCGGGTTGGCGGCCATCCAGATGGCCCAGCAGTGCGGCGCCGAGGTGTTCGCCACAGCCAGCACCTTCAAGCGCGCCACGCTGCGCAGACTGGGTGTGAAGTACGTATATGACTCCAGGACAACGGACTTCGCCGACCAGATCCTCGCGGACACCCACGGCTCCGGTGTGGACGTGGTGCTCAACAGCCTGACGAGCGAGGGTTTCATCGAGGCGACGCTGAGAGCCACCGCCCGAAACGGCCGCTTCGCCGAGATCGCCAAGCGTGACATCTGGTCGCATGCGCAGATGGCCGAGGTCCGGCCCGACATCGACTATGAGATCGTCGCGCTCGACACGGTGATGTTCACCGAACCCGATCGCATTCGCGACCTGCTCACCGAGGTCTCGGAGGGATTGGGGCGTGGGGAGTGGACGCCGCTGCCTGCCGAGATCTATCCGATCACCGAGGCGCGGTCGGCCTTCCGCCGCATGCAGCAGGCACGACACATCGGCAAGATCGTGCTACAGATCCCGAAAGCCCTTCAGCCACAAGGTGACCGGAGTTATCTGATCACCGGTGGGCTCGGAGCGATCGGTCTGCACACGGCGGCGTACCTGGCGCAGCTGGGTGCCGGCGACATCGTGCTGACCAGCCGTCGCAGTCCCGATGAGGCGGCCCGGCGCACCATCGACGAGATCACCGAGCGCTACAAGTGCCGCATCCACACATATGCGGCCGATGTCGGTGACGAGGAGCAGGTCGCCGGCTTGTTGGCGCGGATCCGGGCCGAGTTGCCGCCGTTGGCGGGCGTCGCCCATCTGGCGGGCGTGCTCGACGACGCGCTGCTGTCGGCGCAGGACCTGGACCGCTTCCGGATCTCGTTGGCGCCCAAAGCGTATGGCGCAGGCCATCTGGACCGTTTGACCAGGGACGACGATCTGGACTTCTTCATCGTGTCCTCGTCGGTGTCGAGTCTGTTCGGGTCTCCCGGTCAGGCCAACTACGCGACCGCCAACGCGATGCTCGACGGTCTTGTCGCCAAGCGGCGCGCGCAAGGCCTGGTGGCCACGGGTGTCAACTTCGGACCGTGGGGCCAGGGTGGCATGGCGTCGTCGGACGCCGCGACCGCGAACATCAGTGCGCAGGGTCTGATCCCGCTGGATCCCTCGGCCGCGTTGAACGCGCTGGCCGAGGTCATCGCGAACGGCTCAGGACAGGCGACGGTGCTCAAGGCGAACTGGCAGCGCGCGGCGAAGGTGCTCGGATCGGCCCGCCCGCCGATCCTGGACCTCGTACTGCCCAGTGCGGCCGGCGAGGTCACCGGGGACAGTGAACTGCTCAAGCAGTTGATGGAGATCCCGGTACCCCAGCGCGCCGGCTTCGTGACCGAGTTCCTGCAACGCGAGGTGCAGAACTTCCTGCGCCTGGCGTCGCCGCCGGCGGCATCGAGCCGGTTCCTCGACCTCGGCACGGATTCGCTGATGGCGATCGAACTCCGCAACCGGCTGCACAGCCAGTTCGGTGGCAAGTTCACGATCAACGCGACCGCGGTGTTCGACTACCCGACCATCGGCGGACTCGCGGAGTACCTGGTGGGTCAGCTGCCCGAGGACTGA